One window of Alkaliphilus metalliredigens QYMF genomic DNA carries:
- a CDS encoding ABC transporter ATP-binding protein, producing MAGLTLKNINKLYPNGFHAVQDLSLEIEDKEFIILVGPSGCGKSTSLRMIAGLEEISSGELYIDDKLVNDVVPKDRDIAMVFQNYALYPHMTVFDNMAFGLQLRKKAKEDIKEKIDNAAKILNIESLLHRKPKELSGGQRQRVALGRAIVREPKIFLMDEPLSNLDAKLRVQMRAELSKLHKNLQTTFIYVTHDQTEALTMGTRIVVMKDGIVQQVADPQTIFENPANIFVAGFMGSPQMNFINCRLIEEGTLIFAKFDDNKVLFPSDKAKVLKSQNYLDKEIVLGIRPNHIYAKSQAPFPSENCILNAKIEVKELLGTETNLHLKVNEIDLICIVTPNLATQVGDNIEVALDMNKCHIFDKETEKSVF from the coding sequence ATGGCAGGACTAACCCTTAAAAACATTAATAAGTTGTATCCTAATGGTTTTCATGCAGTGCAGGATTTAAGTCTAGAAATTGAAGATAAGGAGTTCATTATTTTAGTAGGCCCTTCAGGCTGTGGTAAATCAACTAGCCTAAGAATGATTGCAGGTCTTGAAGAAATTTCTTCTGGAGAACTTTACATAGACGACAAGCTGGTTAATGATGTTGTTCCTAAGGATAGAGATATTGCCATGGTATTTCAAAATTATGCATTGTACCCTCATATGACGGTTTTTGATAATATGGCCTTCGGTTTACAGCTTCGAAAGAAGGCAAAGGAGGATATTAAGGAAAAGATTGATAATGCTGCTAAAATATTAAACATCGAAAGTTTGTTACATCGAAAACCGAAGGAGCTTTCCGGAGGCCAAAGACAAAGAGTCGCCCTAGGGAGAGCCATCGTCAGAGAGCCAAAAATATTCTTAATGGACGAGCCACTCTCTAACCTTGATGCAAAACTTCGAGTACAAATGAGAGCTGAGTTAAGCAAACTTCATAAAAATCTCCAAACAACCTTTATTTATGTTACCCACGATCAAACAGAAGCTCTGACGATGGGTACTCGTATTGTTGTCATGAAGGATGGTATCGTGCAACAGGTGGCGGATCCGCAAACGATCTTTGAAAATCCCGCAAATATTTTCGTAGCAGGATTTATGGGCTCTCCACAAATGAATTTTATCAACTGTAGACTCATAGAAGAAGGAACTCTTATTTTTGCTAAGTTTGATGATAACAAAGTATTATTTCCTTCTGATAAAGCCAAGGTTCTTAAATCTCAAAACTATTTAGACAAGGAGATCGTTTTAGGCATTCGACCGAATCATATTTATGCCAAATCACAAGCCCCCTTCCCTTCTGAAAACTGTATACTCAATGCTAAGATAGAAGTTAAAGAACTATTGGGTACAGAAACTAACCTACATCTTAAAGTTAATGAGATTGATTTAATATGTATCGTAACACCTAATTTAGCTACACAGGTTGGCGACAATATCGAGGTTGCGTTAGATATGAATAAATGTCATATCTTTGATAAGGAAACTGAAAAATCAGTATTTTAA
- a CDS encoding PucR family transcriptional regulator, translated as MHIQRIKSIIHSLKDIIDTEINLLDENGYIFHSTDTNKIGNYDNQIISFELNDGFLIEKQEYIYCSYNSYEEDKCILSIKGINEDTQKFAKMIGIFLGTDIKNISRNDFIKSILLNTISDDSIKNVCEKHHIVTQGQVQIIVIEATENLMGTVEEILSALLSDEIIRIKSKYFAVIKRITDKNNDFPTFLSETISSELLYEVKIGIGVIVDDVYDWHFSYKTAENFIEIGKVFLPSHKTYSFKSLTIPLMISKIQANDLEEIMKQFDCNIKSLFSNNELLNTAFIFFKNNLNISDTARDLFVHRNTLIYRLSKIQDITGYDLRIFEDAILFNVMINGHLCLTNENKSIIK; from the coding sequence ATGCATATTCAAAGAATAAAATCTATTATTCACAGTTTAAAAGATATCATTGATACAGAAATTAATCTTCTAGATGAAAATGGCTATATTTTTCACAGTACCGATACCAATAAAATTGGTAATTATGATAACCAGATTATATCCTTCGAATTAAACGATGGCTTCTTAATCGAAAAACAGGAATATATCTACTGCTCCTACAATTCCTATGAGGAAGATAAGTGTATCTTATCAATAAAAGGAATTAATGAAGACACTCAGAAATTTGCTAAAATGATTGGAATTTTTTTAGGTACTGATATTAAAAACATCTCTAGAAATGACTTTATTAAGAGTATTTTATTAAATACAATATCCGATGACTCGATAAAAAACGTTTGTGAAAAACATCACATTGTTACACAAGGACAGGTGCAAATTATTGTGATTGAAGCCACTGAAAATCTTATGGGAACAGTAGAAGAAATATTATCAGCTTTGCTTTCCGATGAAATTATAAGGATAAAAAGTAAATACTTTGCTGTTATTAAGAGAATCACTGATAAAAATAATGATTTTCCAACATTCTTATCCGAAACAATTTCATCCGAATTGTTATACGAGGTAAAAATTGGTATCGGTGTCATTGTTGATGATGTTTATGATTGGCACTTTTCCTACAAAACTGCAGAAAACTTCATTGAAATTGGCAAGGTGTTTTTACCTAGCCATAAAACCTACTCATTTAAAAGTCTGACGATTCCTTTAATGATCAGCAAAATTCAAGCAAATGATTTAGAAGAAATAATGAAACAATTTGATTGTAACATTAAAAGCTTATTTTCAAATAATGAACTGTTAAATACAGCCTTTATATTCTTTAAAAATAATCTTAATATTAGTGATACTGCAAGAGACTTATTCGTACATAGAAATACCTTGATATATAGATTAAGTAAAATTCAAGATATCACAGGCTATGATTTAAGAATTTTTGAGGACGCGATACTTTTTAATGTGATGATTAATGGACATCTCTGTCTTACTAATGAAAACAAATCAATAATTAAATAA
- a CDS encoding M15 family metallopeptidase, producing the protein MSTKKIIGMVMVLMIGVMIYFTFTTGWGMDLIAGQFEEPNIAENDGSSEDGALIDGDISDLDTEDEEIGDVDPGEAEQPEETQEESWRRELQELLAFEKTTDVNSAGEQIVMNYNSIYTLVNKERMLPADYEPRDLVVPAVPFPFTEDHPKKYLRKEAAEALEVLFEDSKNEGLKLFATSGYRSYATQKSIFQQRAAEKGKEEANRTSARPGQSEHQTGLAMDVTNAEVDFRLTEAFGETQEGLWLMDQAHHYGFSIRYPKEKEHITGYSYEPWHLRYVGKNLATHLYENRLTLEEYFEIEHGY; encoded by the coding sequence ATGTCGACTAAAAAGATTATTGGAATGGTGATGGTACTGATGATAGGAGTCATGATTTATTTTACTTTTACTACAGGCTGGGGCATGGACTTAATTGCAGGACAATTTGAAGAACCTAATATAGCAGAAAATGACGGATCCTCAGAAGATGGAGCACTAATTGATGGGGACATATCTGATTTAGATACAGAGGATGAGGAAATTGGTGACGTAGATCCAGGAGAAGCTGAACAACCTGAAGAAACCCAAGAAGAGAGCTGGAGAAGGGAATTGCAAGAGTTGTTAGCTTTTGAGAAGACAACGGATGTTAATAGTGCAGGTGAGCAAATTGTGATGAATTATAATAGTATTTATACATTAGTAAACAAAGAACGGATGCTACCTGCGGATTACGAGCCCAGGGATTTAGTGGTTCCGGCTGTGCCCTTTCCTTTTACAGAAGATCATCCCAAAAAGTATTTGAGGAAAGAAGCAGCAGAAGCCTTGGAAGTTTTATTTGAGGACTCGAAAAATGAGGGTTTGAAGTTATTTGCAACTTCAGGTTATCGTTCCTATGCCACACAAAAGAGTATTTTTCAGCAAAGAGCTGCTGAAAAAGGAAAAGAAGAGGCAAACAGAACGAGTGCTAGACCTGGTCAAAGTGAACATCAAACAGGACTGGCTATGGATGTGACAAATGCAGAGGTTGATTTTCGATTGACCGAAGCCTTTGGTGAAACGCAAGAAGGTCTATGGTTAATGGATCAAGCACACCATTATGGATTTTCGATTCGATATCCAAAGGAAAAGGAACATATTACAGGATACAGCTATGAACCTTGGCATTTGAGGTATGTAGGAAAAAACTTAGCAACTCATTTATATGAAAATCGTTTAACATTAGAAGAATATTTTGAAATAGAGCATGGATATTAG
- a CDS encoding xanthine phosphoribosyltransferase, with protein MELLKEQIREVARVEKGNVLKVDSFLNHQLDIPLLNEIGKELKKRFQGEKVDKILTAEVSGIAIAAIAAQYFNVPVVFAKKTQSKNLDQDTYEGEVYSYTKGQAYKIRVSKRYLHEKENILIIDDFLANGEALQGLREIVVQANANLVGAGIVIEKGFQGGGKRLRAENMRIESLAIIDEMNESTLVFRDDKADLKADPKAS; from the coding sequence ATGGAACTTTTAAAAGAACAAATTAGAGAAGTAGCTAGGGTAGAGAAGGGAAATGTACTAAAAGTAGATAGTTTTTTAAACCATCAATTGGACATCCCTTTGCTCAATGAAATTGGGAAGGAATTAAAAAAACGATTCCAGGGAGAAAAGGTGGACAAAATTTTAACAGCAGAGGTTTCTGGTATTGCCATAGCAGCCATAGCAGCACAATACTTTAATGTTCCTGTAGTATTTGCAAAAAAAACACAGTCTAAAAATCTAGATCAAGATACCTATGAAGGAGAGGTTTATTCCTATACAAAGGGACAAGCCTATAAAATACGTGTTTCTAAAAGATATTTACATGAGAAAGAAAATATTTTAATCATTGATGATTTTCTTGCCAACGGAGAAGCACTGCAAGGATTAAGAGAAATCGTAGTTCAAGCAAATGCAAACTTAGTAGGTGCGGGGATTGTGATCGAAAAGGGTTTTCAAGGAGGCGGAAAGCGGTTAAGGGCTGAAAACATGCGGATTGAATCCTTGGCGATCATCGATGAGATGAATGAGAGCACACTTGTTTTTAGGGATGATAAGGCTGATCTGAAAGCTGATCCAAAAGCTAGCTAG
- a CDS encoding ABC transporter ATP-binding protein, with the protein MNKEPLIKVKNLKKYYPINKGIKDIFSKDKSYVKAIDDISFEIHQGEILGLAGESGSGKTTTGEILVRLQETTEGEIIFDGHDFMTKSKVEDKRFRKEVQMIFQDPYETLNPRFTILETIAEPLKIHGMKGKDLIYERVIEALEIAELKPAEHYVHRYPHELSGGQRQRVAIARGIVMNPKFLVADEPVSMLDVSIRADILNLLKRLRKDMGLTMLYVSHDLSTIKYLCDRIAIMYLGKIVEIGNANEVIDNPQHPYTKVLLSAVPVADPDHKKVRIEIDDEAPDQINLPEGCRFTPRCPYATEACNKCDHTLIERRDKQYSACIYAEDELKLKPTAV; encoded by the coding sequence ATGAATAAAGAACCTTTAATTAAAGTCAAAAATCTAAAAAAATATTATCCAATTAACAAAGGGATAAAGGATATTTTTAGTAAAGATAAAAGCTATGTGAAAGCAATTGATGATATCTCCTTTGAGATACATCAGGGAGAAATTTTAGGATTAGCAGGAGAGAGTGGATCTGGAAAAACCACAACTGGAGAAATTTTAGTTAGGCTACAGGAAACAACCGAAGGAGAAATTATCTTTGATGGTCATGATTTTATGACGAAATCCAAGGTAGAGGATAAGCGTTTCCGTAAGGAAGTGCAGATGATCTTTCAGGATCCATATGAAACCCTGAACCCTAGGTTTACCATACTAGAAACAATTGCAGAGCCCCTTAAAATTCATGGAATGAAGGGGAAGGACCTGATTTATGAAAGGGTCATCGAGGCCCTTGAAATTGCAGAGCTAAAGCCAGCAGAGCACTATGTTCATCGTTATCCCCATGAGCTTAGTGGGGGACAAAGACAAAGGGTGGCCATTGCCAGGGGGATTGTCATGAATCCTAAGTTTTTAGTGGCAGATGAGCCAGTGTCAATGCTAGATGTGTCCATACGTGCTGATATATTAAACCTATTAAAGCGATTAAGAAAGGATATGGGATTAACAATGCTATACGTATCCCATGATTTATCCACCATTAAATATTTATGTGACAGAATTGCTATTATGTATTTGGGAAAAATAGTAGAGATTGGCAATGCCAATGAAGTCATAGACAATCCACAGCATCCTTACACGAAGGTACTGTTGTCAGCAGTTCCAGTGGCGGATCCTGACCATAAAAAAGTAAGGATTGAGATTGATGACGAAGCACCAGATCAAATTAATTTACCTGAGGGATGTCGATTTACTCCCCGTTGCCCCTATGCCACTGAGGCATGTAATAAATGCGATCATACACTAATTGAAAGAAGAGATAAGCAATATAGTGCCTGTATTTATGCAGAAGACGAATTAAAATTAAAACCAACAGCTGTTTAG
- a CDS encoding ABC transporter ATP-binding protein, which translates to MNLLEVKNLDIEYVTEEGTLKAIDNVSFSLKEGESIGLVGESGCGKTTLAKSIMRLLPDNGSISAGEIIFKGEDIVKKSKEEIRKLRLNEIAMISQSAMNALNPVYTVGDQIIEGIRAHSNATKAEAYKRAEEVFKIIGLEGKRLKSYPHQMSGGMKQRAIIAMALTLNPSLIIADEPTTALDVVVQDKILFQIVDIQKKMNSSMVFITHDISVVSEICETIIVMYGGKVMEKVSTKVFFKTPYHPYSLGLQNAFPSIKDIGEELISIPGAPPNLMEKQFGCRFQQRCPFRTELCQNEIPELIEVGEEHLIACHYPERVEEFREKAKKNETWQTVRNRLIEEMKGGE; encoded by the coding sequence ATGAATTTGTTAGAAGTGAAAAACTTAGATATTGAGTATGTCACAGAAGAAGGAACCCTGAAAGCCATCGATAACGTTTCTTTTTCTTTAAAGGAAGGCGAAAGTATCGGTTTAGTTGGTGAAAGTGGTTGTGGTAAAACGACTTTAGCCAAATCCATCATGAGATTATTGCCTGATAATGGTAGTATTAGTGCTGGAGAGATTATTTTTAAAGGTGAAGATATCGTTAAAAAGAGCAAGGAAGAAATTAGAAAGCTACGATTGAATGAGATTGCCATGATTTCTCAAAGTGCAATGAATGCATTAAATCCTGTGTATACTGTGGGAGACCAGATCATAGAAGGAATTCGTGCCCATAGCAATGCCACAAAGGCAGAGGCGTACAAAAGAGCAGAAGAAGTATTTAAAATTATAGGACTTGAGGGGAAACGATTAAAAAGCTATCCCCACCAAATGAGTGGTGGAATGAAGCAAAGAGCAATTATAGCCATGGCCTTAACCCTAAATCCTAGTTTGATTATAGCAGATGAACCGACAACGGCTTTAGATGTTGTGGTTCAAGATAAAATTTTATTTCAGATAGTTGATATCCAGAAAAAAATGAACAGTTCTATGGTGTTTATTACCCATGATATTTCTGTTGTTTCAGAAATCTGCGAAACAATTATTGTTATGTATGGGGGCAAAGTGATGGAGAAAGTGAGTACCAAGGTGTTTTTTAAGACCCCATATCATCCTTATTCCCTTGGACTGCAAAATGCGTTTCCAAGTATTAAAGACATTGGGGAAGAGTTAATTTCTATTCCTGGGGCACCTCCTAACCTAATGGAAAAACAATTTGGCTGTAGATTTCAACAGCGTTGTCCCTTTAGAACAGAGCTTTGCCAAAATGAGATTCCTGAACTGATAGAGGTTGGAGAAGAGCACTTAATTGCTTGTCATTATCCTGAAAGAGTAGAGGAATTCAGGGAAAAGGCCAAGAAAAATGAAACATGGCAAACTGTTCGTAATCGACTCATCGAGGAAATGAAAGGTGGGGAATAA
- a CDS encoding ABC transporter permease, producing MGKAIDVTPEKKPAMIEPKKNSQGIGSLFLKNLKKDKLALFGAILLVCFIMIGIFSDSIAPHEPRLRHYNEEGQIRRLEPPSAAHWLGTTDVGRDIYSQVILGTRTALTVGILAALLVTFVGATVGIIAGYFGGIVDAILMRIVDFFYAIPFIPFVIVLAAVLKPSMWNVILAVSMLSWRTVARLVRSQVLSIAKRPFIKAAKVTGAGHTRIMFKYILPNVIPLILLEMAFMVNFAIMAEASIAFLGFGDPNKASWGQILHINFLTGNSRNAWWWTAPPGIAIVLLLVSIFFVARALEEIVDPRLRRR from the coding sequence ATGGGTAAAGCCATCGATGTAACACCGGAGAAAAAACCTGCAATGATAGAACCCAAGAAGAATAGTCAAGGAATTGGTAGCTTGTTTCTCAAAAATCTAAAAAAAGACAAACTAGCGCTTTTCGGTGCCATTTTGTTAGTCTGTTTTATTATGATTGGTATTTTTTCGGATTCTATTGCGCCCCATGAACCGAGGCTACGTCATTATAATGAAGAAGGCCAAATTAGAAGATTAGAACCACCATCGGCAGCCCACTGGCTTGGAACAACAGATGTTGGTAGAGATATATATAGTCAAGTAATACTAGGAACAAGGACTGCCTTGACCGTAGGCATATTAGCCGCTCTTCTGGTTACATTTGTAGGGGCAACGGTTGGAATTATAGCGGGTTATTTTGGGGGAATTGTTGATGCAATATTAATGCGGATTGTAGACTTTTTCTATGCCATTCCTTTTATCCCCTTTGTCATTGTACTAGCCGCAGTTTTAAAACCAAGTATGTGGAATGTTATTTTAGCCGTCTCCATGCTATCCTGGAGAACAGTGGCCAGATTAGTTCGTTCACAGGTGTTGTCTATTGCCAAAAGACCTTTTATTAAGGCAGCAAAGGTTACCGGTGCTGGACATACAAGAATTATGTTTAAATATATCTTGCCGAATGTCATTCCTCTTATTCTATTGGAAATGGCCTTTATGGTAAACTTTGCCATCATGGCAGAAGCAAGTATTGCCTTTTTAGGATTTGGTGATCCAAACAAAGCAAGCTGGGGTCAGATACTTCATATTAACTTTTTAACAGGGAATTCAAGAAATGCTTGGTGGTGGACTGCTCCCCCAGGGATAGCAATTGTACTACTATTGGTTTCTATTTTCTTTGTGGCGAGAGCACTGGAGGAAATTGTTGATCCTAGACTACGGAGGCGATAA
- a CDS encoding ABC transporter permease, with amino-acid sequence MLKYIARRVGIMTVMILLIATMIFFLFRAMPGDATAYIVDPSMPPEAREIARERYGFNDSKWVQYTIFMKDLVRLDFGNSYFYGRPVMSLIGERLPATLILMLTAMIFSYIIGIFGGAWMAWKRGSKLESAGITFSLIFRSAPTFWVGLMMILLFAAKLRWVPAQGMRTSGYTGDTFAEIFLNLDFLRHLILPSLVAGLYFIATPLLIMRNSMLEVLSEDYIEMAKAKGLKERTILYKHAARNALLPVVTAGALFIGSAIGGQVLIEYVFSWPGLGREIVQAVTRRDYPLAQGAFIIISAMLMMMNLVADILYAVLDPRISYK; translated from the coding sequence ATGTTAAAATATATAGCAAGACGAGTGGGAATCATGACTGTAATGATACTTTTGATTGCAACAATGATTTTTTTCTTATTTAGGGCAATGCCTGGAGATGCAACGGCATATATTGTGGATCCCTCAATGCCTCCGGAAGCCAGGGAAATTGCGAGAGAACGATATGGATTTAATGACAGTAAGTGGGTGCAATATACAATTTTCATGAAGGACTTAGTTAGATTAGATTTTGGTAATTCATATTTTTATGGAAGACCAGTGATGAGTCTAATCGGGGAAAGATTACCAGCAACACTTATTTTAATGCTTACAGCCATGATATTTTCGTATATTATCGGAATTTTCGGCGGGGCCTGGATGGCTTGGAAAAGAGGGAGTAAGCTAGAGTCCGCGGGAATCACCTTTTCTTTAATTTTTCGTTCGGCCCCTACATTTTGGGTGGGTCTGATGATGATTTTACTTTTCGCTGCAAAGCTTCGCTGGGTCCCAGCCCAAGGGATGAGAACCTCAGGATACACTGGGGACACATTTGCGGAGATATTTTTAAACCTAGACTTTCTGAGACATTTAATTTTACCATCCTTAGTAGCGGGACTGTATTTCATTGCAACGCCGTTATTGATTATGAGAAATAGTATGTTAGAGGTTTTATCAGAGGATTATATCGAAATGGCCAAGGCCAAAGGACTGAAAGAAAGAACGATTTTATATAAGCATGCTGCACGTAATGCTTTGTTACCAGTGGTGACTGCAGGGGCATTATTTATCGGGTCTGCCATAGGTGGACAGGTTTTAATCGAGTATGTTTTCAGTTGGCCAGGTTTAGGTAGAGAAATTGTTCAAGCCGTGACAAGACGTGACTATCCCTTGGCACAGGGAGCCTTTATTATTATCTCTGCTATGTTGATGATGATGAACCTGGTGGCAGATATCTTATATGCTGTACTAGATCCAAGGATTTCATACAAATAA